Proteins found in one Serinicoccus marinus DSM 15273 genomic segment:
- a CDS encoding LysM peptidoglycan-binding domain-containing protein, which yields MSTAIAHDILSPLPVPRPRGAARGHLRLVPTPSARGRSGDGSQFRSARARRVEPARHLRLTRRGRLALTTTTSLVVALVAWSMLGLLGPAGASSSIVVEEGSTLSEIAAQELPEVPLSQAITSIQRANSLSTTSVAAGQQLVIPGR from the coding sequence ATGAGCACCGCCATCGCGCACGACATCCTGAGCCCGCTGCCGGTCCCGCGTCCGCGTGGGGCGGCCCGAGGTCACTTGCGGCTGGTGCCGACGCCGTCGGCCCGCGGCCGCTCCGGCGACGGGTCGCAGTTCCGGAGTGCACGGGCACGGCGTGTGGAGCCGGCTCGACACCTGCGGCTGACGCGGCGGGGCCGGCTGGCGCTGACTACGACGACGAGCCTCGTGGTCGCGCTCGTGGCATGGTCCATGCTCGGGCTGCTCGGACCGGCCGGCGCCAGCTCCTCGATCGTGGTGGAGGAGGGCAGCACGCTGTCCGAGATCGCGGCGCAGGAGTTGCCGGAGGTGCCGCTGAGCCAGGCGATCACCAGCATCCAGCGGGCCAACAGCCTGAGCACCACGTCGGTGGCGGCGGGTCAGCAGCTCGTCATCCCCGGGCGCTGA
- a CDS encoding L-lactate dehydrogenase, translating to MTDSISGPKVAIVGAGSVGSTLAYALLLRGVARHVVLHDIDAEKVRAETLDLRQGLQFMPAAHVDGSEDVSVCAGADVVAVTAGAKQQPGQSRLDLAASTTRLMVDLMPRLVEAAPDATFVMVTNPVDVITYVAQKVTDLPPARLFGSGTVLDSARLRGLVAQACDVAVQSVHAYIVGEHGDSEVPLWSSATVGAVPITELTTAEQREQMAHDVVHAAYEIIAGKGATNYAIGASASRIIGSVLRDERQVLPVSTLLSGTLGLEDVCLSIPTVVGAGGAERPLAPTLSREEQAGLEAGAESLRRAARSLGF from the coding sequence GTGACGGACAGCATCTCGGGACCCAAGGTGGCCATCGTCGGAGCGGGCTCGGTCGGTTCGACCCTCGCCTACGCGCTCCTCCTGAGGGGGGTCGCCCGGCACGTCGTCCTGCACGACATCGACGCGGAGAAGGTCCGGGCGGAGACGCTCGACCTGCGACAGGGCCTGCAGTTCATGCCGGCGGCGCACGTCGACGGGTCAGAGGACGTCTCGGTGTGCGCCGGCGCCGACGTCGTGGCCGTGACCGCCGGCGCCAAGCAGCAGCCCGGCCAGAGCCGGCTCGACCTGGCCGCCTCCACGACCCGGCTCATGGTCGATCTCATGCCGCGCCTGGTGGAGGCGGCACCGGATGCGACCTTCGTCATGGTGACCAACCCCGTGGACGTCATCACCTACGTCGCGCAGAAGGTCACCGACCTGCCCCCGGCCCGGCTGTTCGGCTCCGGCACCGTCCTCGACTCCGCCCGGCTGCGCGGGCTGGTGGCTCAGGCCTGCGACGTGGCGGTGCAGAGCGTGCATGCCTACATCGTCGGCGAGCACGGGGACTCCGAGGTCCCGCTGTGGAGCAGCGCGACGGTCGGCGCCGTGCCGATCACCGAGCTCACCACCGCCGAGCAGCGCGAGCAGATGGCCCACGACGTGGTGCACGCCGCGTACGAGATCATCGCCGGCAAGGGGGCGACCAACTACGCCATCGGCGCCTCGGCCAGCCGGATCATCGGGTCCGTGCTGCGGGACGAGCGGCAGGTGCTGCCGGTCTCCACCCTGCTCTCCGGGACGCTGGGGCTGGAGGACGTCTGCCTGTCGATCCCGACCGTCGTGGGCGCCGGGGGCGCCGAGCGCCCGCTGGCGCCCACCCTCTCCCGGGAGGAGCAGGCCGGGCTGGAGGCCGGAGCCGAGTCACTCCGTCGTGCGGCCCGGAGCCTCGGGTTCTGA